A stretch of DNA from Syngnathus acus chromosome 1, fSynAcu1.2, whole genome shotgun sequence:
aaaaagaatttcaTATCATTCATATAAATAAGAAGCAGCAAATGAGGTTGAGACTTCAATATGAGTACTGTGAAGTAAACAAGTCTTTAATGATATGTCTTAATGCATCTCGAGTACATTTTAATGTGTTATTAGCAAGgcaaagtaaacaaacaaaattgttGAAGAAAAATGGGGGATATCCTACactattttatttgtcattttattgatccacatgaacatgaaaagctgaacaaaacaaaatcctaaACACACTAATAAAAACTAAGCAACTTGCCCTGAATATAAACACACaactaaaaccaaaataaacatcaagtATAATGAACAATACAAAACTATTGTCATACCGAGGCCGGTTagctttattttcaaatttattggtaaaactaaaatgaaatgaacttCTCACTGTAGTccttgattattattattattttttttaaacttccgATATGCAATTCCTTTCGTATACACCAGTGGCGCTGTCTCCCCGCTTGGCCGGTTGTGCACGCGCCTTCTTCACTTGACCGTAGCGGGGCTGGCTACTCGCGTGATGTGGCTAAGCTAGCTGTCGCTCACTCAGCCGCCGGATGTTCCCGGGCGCACGTCGTTGTCGTCCGTCTTGATATTCCCCTCAAACATTCCCGGACGAATTCGTGTCGACTGACCAGAGTCCGCGAATTCCCGTCCGACTCCCCGGTGCTGGTCGTCGATTTtcttccctcccctccccgccATCGCCGCTAGAGCTGCTTAGCTTGCCGGCTAACTTGAGTACCGAGAGCCGAGGATCAGACGAGGTGAGTAGGCATTGCTCGACAGGAAACACCGTCGTCGGGCTCAGACGAGTCAGGCCTACCGAGCTGATTGAGCTAGCGACCCTTTCGAATCTCAGAGCTAGCGACCCTTTCGAATCTCAGAGCGCGTGGGTACTACTTATGTTAAATCCACCACATAAATATGCCGCAGTATGAACTCTTGAAAACGAGGGCGtctattttgttgtcttttgggCGAAAATGGGTTGTCGAGAGTGAGCGGTGCGGTTCAGCCAGCGATGCTAACCGGTCCAACGTCTCTTTGAACGTTCTTGTCCCGCGTAATCAAAGAAAGAATCATGTGAGCATATTTTCCACTTTGGCCAAGCGTGGCGTGTTGGTTATCGACGGGAGGCAAAGTCCTCGTCATTCAGTTCACTTGATGATGGTAATTCAAAAGCTGGTGGTGGCTGTCATCAAATGATTGCGCTgcctttgtgtttgtgatAGCCCCGAATTGAAGGACCACACCCTGAGAAGATGTCCCTTCATCAGTTTCTGCTGGAGCCCATCACCTGCCACGCATGGAACCGCGACAGGACACGTCAGTTTGGCCTTTTCTCACCCTCACCCTCTTTGAATGCAACACTTAAGATGTGTCATTCCAGCAGGGGGGGAAACAGGTTTGGTTGGTTGCTTCGATCTCTCCttgagctgtttttttttccccatgcaGAGATTGCTATCAGCCCCAACAACCATGAAGTTCATATTTATAAGAAGAGCAGCAACCAGTGGATTAAGACACATGAGCTGAAGGAGCACAACGGACACATTACAGGTACTTGACCTTTGAGATAGTTGACAAGAGGCTGGCCATCCATCTGAGCTATCAGCGTCAATAGAGCCGCATTTGAGCTTCTTGCGTTCTCGCTCCTACACCGATTTCTCCGCAGGCATCGACTGGGCCCCGAAGAGCGACCGCATCGTGACGTGCGGCGCCGACCGCAACGCTTACGTGTGGTCGCAGAAGGAGGGCGTGTGGAAGCCCACGCTCGTCATCCTCAGGATCAACAGGGCCGCCACCTTTGTGAAATGGTCCCCGCTGGAGAACAAGTTTGCGGTGGGCAGCGGCGCGCGCCTCATCTCTGTCTGCTACTTTGAGTCAGAGAACGACTGGTGAGCAAGCCAAAATCTTCTGGTGGCCCTTTAGATGAAGGTGCTCTCCTGATtgacctcatttttttttttgtggagatATTGTTAAACGTTTAACAATGatcaataaaatggatggatgaatccattcattttcatccatcttcttTTGGGCACtagcgccctctgctgtcgACCGAAAGTGACTCCACAACTGTCCTCGGGCTCGCGTTGCGAATGTTCAAATGACCAAACTGGACAACAATTGAGCCCGACGGCATTTccgctgtttttttaattccaggtGGGTGAGCAAGCACATCAAGAAGCCCATCCGCTCCACCATCCTCAGCCTGGACTGGCACCCCAACAACGTGCTGCTGGCCGCCGGATCGTGTGACTTCAAGTGCAGGTGACGTGGCTCCATCCAGCCTCGCGAGTGGAACAAAAGATGGTCGTCGCTTTCGCAGCTTCAAGCGGGAAACAGCAACGCTGTGACCTCGTTTGTCTTTGCGACGTGTAGGGTCTTCTCGGCCTACATTAAGGAGGTGGAGGAAAAGCCGGGCCCGACGCCTTGGGGCAGCAAGATGCCTTTTGGAGCCGTCCTGGCAGAGTTTGGAGGAGCAGGTCTCGCCCCGCCCCCCCGTCAGATGTCTGTTTTTGAGAGCGTTTGCGAAACAACATTTGCACCTGTCGTGCTCATTTAGGAGGAGGAGGTTGGGTCCACTCGGTGTCCTTCTCGGCTTCGGGCAACCGCCTGGCGTgggtcagccatgacagcacGCTCACCGTGGTGGACAGCTCCAAGACGGCCAGGTATGCGGCGCCGACGGCACTTTTTCACTTGCATGTGATTGTATTATTTGTCAAATGGACGGCTAAAGCCAGTTTCCACAATGGCTCAAACTGTGAACATCTCCACGTTTTTTTGTAGACCCGGGACTAAATGCACCcgtttgttgttttcagtCCTTTGCAGCTGAAGACGGAGTTCTTGCCTCTCCTCAGCGTCTGCTTCGTGTCCGAGAACAGCCTGGTGGCCGCCGTAAGCTCCTGCGCGCttggccatttttgttttgctccgtCCAAGCACACGATGGCGTGCGTTCAGGGCCACGACTGCTGCCCTGTGCTGTTCCGCTGCGACGACGGTGGCGCGCTGACCTTGGTGTCCAAGCTGGACCTGCCCAAGCAGAGCATCCAGAGGAACATCTCGGCCATGGAGCGCTTCCGCAACATGGACAAGAGGGCCACCGCCGAGGACCGCAACACCGCGCTGGACACGCTGCACCAGAACAGCATCACGTAGGTCAACGACGCCGGAatgtttcttcttcaaaagTTACTCGTGCAAAATATGTCCGCCTTTAAAATTGCGGCGATGCTTTGCGTTTTCACAGCCAAGTGTCAATCTACGAGGGAGACAAAAGGGACTGTCGCAAGTTCTGCACCACCGGCATTGATGGCGCCATGACCATCTGGGACTTTAAGGTACCCGCCCACGCTTAAAATGGGCCCAAATTCACCACAACTTTCACAGGACGAACCTCAGTTGACCCTCTGTAACCTTTTGAACGCGCAAATCCAACAGTCGGGTGCTAATACAATACTGTAAGACCTCTTTAGTGATATTTTGAACATTGTGCGCTCAGTTGGAATGTTTCATTCCGTGAACttccactagagggagcaCAAGTCAGCCACTTCGAGGTAGACATTGTGTGCAAGCACGCAGCATGACGAGCTTTCACTGCCATCTCTTTATTTCCCCTCCTCAGAGTCTAGAAGCATCTATCCAGGGTCTGCGCATCATGTGAAGACATTTTGTGgacgcaaaacaaaatggagacaTCGTGACCTCGCCTACACTCGCCCGACAGTAACACACATGCGCACCTTTTCGAGTGTTCGCCGAAGCACTGATCAGGCCgtaacacatacacacacacacacacacacacacacactgaactgACGTGTGACATCACTGTTGATTTTTCTTGAGTTGCTGCCGTTTGATTTTAAATGAAGTTGTGAAAGGAAGGGAGAAGGTTCCGTATTATTAAAAAGTGTGACTCGTGTGTCTTTTATGTtctcgaccctcttccaaaGTTCAACACTAAGCTAAGTTttatcacacacaaaaagatatGAATAAAAGTCAGACTGAATATCACCACGGCAGAGCCTCCGCGCGAATATATCAGCGTGGCGTCGAGGTGACGGACATTTTCTCTCACTCGCGTCGCCATGGCGACTAGTTGCTCCGAGCTCAAGTACGATGGAGGCTGTCTGTATCAAGCCAGTTGAAATAAAGTTCAGATGCATTTACACCATACTTGGGCtgctgttgtctttttttttttcctctgctcACGGCTATGCAAATGTGCTTGCTCGGTCTCACTTgtcaaattttcattttacaggAAGTGAAAGCGGAAGGTGTGCAAGCTTTAGCAGAAGAGGCACAAGATCACGTGAGCCAGTGTTAATcacaccaaaaagaaaaatattcacacacTGTTTCCACAATATTCCACTTTACAGCAATTGTAGTTGCGAATTCAAAGTTGGGAGTTGTATGCCTTTGATTGGACAGCAACACCCTTTTTGCACAAATTCCCAAATCTTTTAAGAGTCGTGTGGTTTTCATTGGACACTAACGCTTTGATAAATTCCATTTAAACGTGCAAACATTTCAACCTGTGGGTGCTGAGTGGGTAGGACTAGTGTTGTCAACGCCCTTTTCACCATCAGTCTGATATTTTACGGCTGATCAAACACATTGACCTGTCAACTGTTGACACTTTTccctcactttttttaaaatgcagtTTCATTCTATTatggaagaataaaaatgtcctTTCCAGTGCAAACATGACGAAAACCACCAAATGTTACTAATATTttgcaatggaaaaaaaaagcatacaatTTATTTAGAATTTCTCATGCTGATAAACAGTGACTGCATTCCACGACCATTTtagaatttcaaaaaaaaaggataattttggctcgctcgctcgctgaggaaacaaaatgactttggGGAGGGGCAAAGACTTtatgcaaggaaaaaaaaaaaaaaaccccagcaACCAATGATCCCCTCACTTTGGTTCTGTTTCGTCAAGTCCTCCGCCCCACCGATATAGTTTCCATTCTCGCTCTCACTTCCTGTTGCCTCCCCcggctcttctttttttttcttttttttcctttttcttgcaTCCCAGGTTCAGTCGTCGTTGGCGTTCGTGTTGACTGGCCAGAGTCCGCGAAAGCTAAGCAGTCCCCCAGCCAACACCCTCTGCTGCCCTCCGGGTGAGTgagagagtgagtgagtgagagagtGAGTGGCGAAAAGGCTGTGACTTTACAAAAGGCAAATGGGAGACAAGTGGCAATTTTGTGCCTCGTCTtgctcacttcctgtttggggTTAACGGGACCGGACTTTTTAGTTTTGCGTCTTTACTTTTGTGAAAAGCTCTGAGAAGGAAAGGATGTAAAACTGACGGATAACCCAGATGTTAGGTGAAATGAAAGTCCTTGTCT
This window harbors:
- the LOC119124088 gene encoding actin-related protein 2/3 complex subunit 1A; this translates as MSLHQFLLEPITCHAWNRDRTQIAISPNNHEVHIYKKSSNQWIKTHELKEHNGHITGIDWAPKSDRIVTCGADRNAYVWSQKEGVWKPTLVILRINRAATFVKWSPLENKFAVGSGARLISVCYFESENDWWVSKHIKKPIRSTILSLDWHPNNVLLAAGSCDFKCRVFSAYIKEVEEKPGPTPWGSKMPFGAVLAEFGGAGGGGWVHSVSFSASGNRLAWVSHDSTLTVVDSSKTASPLQLKTEFLPLLSVCFVSENSLVAAGHDCCPVLFRCDDGGALTLVSKLDLPKQSIQRNISAMERFRNMDKRATAEDRNTALDTLHQNSITQVSIYEGDKRDCRKFCTTGIDGAMTIWDFKSLEASIQGLRIM